A genomic window from Coleofasciculus chthonoplastes PCC 7420 includes:
- a CDS encoding zinc ribbon domain-containing protein, with translation MPNCPRCHQSISNREITCPHCGMILKAYGHPGITLHRAVEQEYLCQTCLYHVDDTCTFPQRPYAKECTLYTDKDQSPLEPESIYLPRRTLLQAAKLWCQRHPAVVGLLGLLAVSVLFTLLSNS, from the coding sequence ATGCCCAATTGTCCCCGTTGCCATCAATCTATCAGTAATCGAGAAATTACTTGTCCTCATTGTGGCATGATTCTCAAAGCCTACGGTCATCCGGGTATTACCTTACACCGAGCCGTGGAACAGGAGTATTTGTGTCAAACCTGTCTCTATCATGTTGATGATACTTGTACGTTTCCTCAACGTCCTTATGCTAAGGAATGTACCCTTTACACGGATAAAGACCAGTCTCCGCTCGAACCTGAGTCGATTTATCTGCCGCGTCGTACTCTCTTACAAGCGGCAAAATTGTGGTGTCAGCGTCACCCAGCCGTAGTCGGGTTACTGGGATTGCTTGCCGTCAGTGTCCTGTTTACGTTACTCTCTAACTCCTGA
- the purD gene encoding phosphoribosylamine--glycine ligase: protein MKILVVGNGGREHALAWKMLQSQRIKQVICVPGNGGTATNPQCQNLSLRVDDFAGIARFALVHNISLVVVGPELPLALGITDYLRRQNLVVFGPTQAGAQIESSKAWAKTLMQSAGVPTPGFAMFADKDEAIAYLKQQAAPIVVKADGLAAGKGVTVAQTIEEAVAAVEFLFKHKFNAVVIEECVTGQEVSVLALTDGITIRPLLPAQDHKRIGEGDTGLNTGGMGAFAPSPLVNPSLMARIEQDILQPTVQALQERGIDYRGVLYAGLMITPQGDPTVLEFNCRFGDPETQAILPLLETPLHELLLACTGRKLAELPPISWHPGAAACVVAAAQGYPGAYQKGHVINGIEQAQERGTTVFCAGTQFKKEQMLTDGGRVLAVTATGETLEGAIAATYRAIDCIEFEGMYYRKDIGHRVTQT from the coding sequence GTGAAGATTTTGGTGGTTGGCAATGGGGGACGCGAACACGCCCTCGCCTGGAAAATGTTGCAATCTCAACGCATTAAACAAGTAATCTGTGTTCCTGGCAATGGGGGTACAGCGACAAATCCACAGTGTCAGAATCTGTCTTTACGAGTGGATGATTTTGCCGGAATTGCTCGGTTTGCTTTAGTTCATAATATTTCGTTAGTGGTTGTGGGTCCGGAACTCCCTCTAGCGTTGGGGATTACGGACTACCTACGTCGTCAAAACTTGGTGGTTTTTGGTCCCACTCAAGCAGGTGCCCAAATTGAATCGAGTAAGGCTTGGGCAAAAACCTTGATGCAGTCGGCTGGCGTTCCCACTCCTGGGTTTGCTATGTTTGCCGACAAGGATGAAGCGATCGCCTATCTGAAACAGCAAGCTGCCCCAATTGTCGTCAAGGCAGATGGTTTGGCAGCCGGAAAAGGTGTCACAGTGGCTCAAACCATTGAAGAAGCGGTGGCGGCGGTTGAGTTTCTGTTTAAGCATAAGTTTAATGCTGTGGTCATCGAAGAATGTGTCACGGGTCAAGAAGTTTCCGTCTTAGCACTAACCGATGGCATCACAATTCGTCCCTTATTACCCGCTCAAGATCATAAACGGATTGGTGAAGGCGATACGGGTTTGAATACGGGAGGAATGGGCGCGTTTGCTCCCTCTCCCCTGGTGAATCCTAGCTTGATGGCACGGATTGAACAAGATATTCTCCAACCCACAGTTCAGGCGTTGCAGGAACGAGGAATTGACTATCGCGGTGTTCTCTACGCCGGATTAATGATTACGCCTCAAGGTGATCCCACGGTTCTGGAGTTTAATTGTCGCTTTGGTGATCCAGAAACTCAAGCGATTTTACCGTTACTTGAAACGCCCCTGCACGAGTTACTCTTGGCTTGTACCGGGCGGAAACTGGCAGAATTGCCCCCAATTAGCTGGCATCCTGGGGCGGCGGCTTGTGTGGTGGCGGCGGCGCAAGGGTATCCGGGGGCGTATCAGAAGGGTCATGTTATTAATGGGATTGAACAAGCCCAGGAACGGGGAACTACGGTGTTTTGTGCCGGAACTCAGTTTAAAAAGGAACAGATGCTAACTGATGGCGGGCGCGTCTTAGCGGTGACAGCAACCGGGGAAACATTAGAGGGTGCGATCGCAGCCACCTATCGGGCGATAGACTGTATTGAGTTTGAGGGAATGTACTATCGTAAAGATATCGGTCATCGCGTCACCCAAACCTAA
- a CDS encoding Uma2 family endonuclease has protein sequence MIQILPKSLTFDEFVAEYGDHPRYELIDGELVDMELTGSHEQVTGFINMQLNLAIAHLKQPYFIPMRCLIKP, from the coding sequence ATGATTCAAATCCTACCAAAATCACTAACATTTGACGAGTTTGTTGCTGAATACGGAGATCATCCTCGCTATGAACTAATTGATGGAGAATTAGTTGACATGGAGCTAACAGGTTCGCATGAACAGGTAACGGGCTTTATTAACATGCAGTTGAACTTAGCCATCGCTCATCTTAAGCAACCCTACTTTATCCCGATGCGATGTCTGATTAAACCCTAA
- a CDS encoding RNA-guided endonuclease InsQ/TnpB family protein yields the protein MKQVLTIVVKLQPSPEQVAFLEATLQAFADACNYVNENTNPKLTNKIAIQSLVYQTIKKKFNLVANMAVRACARVAANRKVAKQKGKPVKRFAPSSMDCDKDLFRFREQDWTVSLATVHGRERIELKSGNYQRGKLKGRNPTSAQLCKHRDGQFYLHIQIKDEAPDSSVKDLVIGIDLGRRDIAVTSEGKKWDGLHIQSVRDKFYQVRASLQKKASKGTRTTRRRCREVLKRLSGRERRYQQWLNHNISKSVVRRAVEYSASIAIEDLTGIRERTNEQPRSKTERRRSNSWAFYQLRMFIEYKAIGAGVRVVPIPPAYTSQMCHNCLHIHPVKGKSYRSGKTFKCGHCGWHGDADFNGANNIALVGLSINQPGGTGLSCKLSRTIEYVQRSTERSRRSLSLFDD from the coding sequence ATGAAACAAGTTCTCACAATAGTTGTAAAGCTCCAGCCCTCTCCTGAACAAGTTGCCTTCTTAGAGGCAACTCTTCAGGCGTTTGCGGACGCTTGTAACTACGTGAACGAAAACACAAACCCTAAGCTGACCAACAAAATTGCTATCCAGTCCTTAGTCTACCAAACCATCAAGAAAAAATTCAATCTGGTGGCTAACATGGCAGTTAGGGCTTGTGCGCGTGTAGCTGCTAATCGCAAGGTAGCCAAGCAGAAAGGTAAACCTGTTAAAAGATTTGCCCCAAGCAGCATGGACTGTGACAAAGACTTGTTTCGCTTCCGAGAACAAGACTGGACGGTAAGCCTTGCTACCGTTCACGGCAGAGAGCGAATTGAGCTGAAGTCCGGGAATTACCAAAGGGGAAAACTCAAAGGGAGAAACCCTACTTCTGCTCAACTGTGTAAGCATCGCGATGGTCAGTTCTACCTGCACATCCAAATTAAAGACGAAGCTCCCGACTCATCCGTGAAAGACTTGGTGATAGGTATCGACTTGGGACGCCGAGACATTGCAGTTACATCAGAGGGCAAAAAGTGGGACGGTTTGCACATTCAGTCAGTACGAGATAAGTTTTATCAAGTTAGGGCGTCTCTCCAGAAGAAAGCCTCGAAAGGCACGAGGACGACTCGGCGCAGATGTCGAGAAGTCTTGAAACGGCTGTCGGGACGGGAAAGACGCTACCAGCAATGGCTTAATCACAACATCTCCAAATCAGTGGTCAGACGAGCAGTTGAGTATAGTGCCTCTATTGCTATAGAAGACCTTACGGGAATTAGGGAGAGAACCAACGAGCAACCCAGAAGCAAGACGGAACGTAGACGCTCAAATTCATGGGCATTCTACCAACTGCGAATGTTCATTGAGTACAAAGCTATTGGCGCTGGTGTTCGAGTTGTCCCAATCCCCCCTGCCTATACTTCCCAAATGTGTCACAACTGCTTACACATTCACCCGGTAAAAGGAAAGTCTTACCGTAGTGGCAAGACTTTCAAATGTGGGCATTGTGGTTGGCATGGAGATGCCGACTTTAATGGAGCCAATAATATTGCACTTGTGGGGCTGTCTATAAACCAGCCTGGAGGCACGGGGTTATCGTGCAAGCTAAGCCGAACTATCGAGTATGTTCAGCGTTCGACTGAGCGCTCACGCCGAAGTCTTAGCTTGTTCGATGACTGA
- the nblS gene encoding two-component system sensor histidine kinase NblS, translating into MLALLKTFREILGRWWSEFTLQTRLMAAATLAVSLIMSGLTFWAVNTIQQDARVNDTRFGRDLGLLLAANVAPQIAENNLTEVARFSHRFYSSTSSVRYMIYADEDGRIFFGIPFSESEVHNSLSIRRRIQLPEDYAKNSDLPMVRQHVTPDGEVTDVFVPLTHEGNYLGVLAIGINPNPTVVASSNLTRDVTIAVFISIWVMVILGAVFNALTITQPIKELLTGVKNIAAGNFKQRIDLPLGGELGELISSFNEMAERLERYEEQNIEELTAEKAKLETLVSTIADGAVLLDTTLNVILVNPTARRIFGWDGHTLVGENVLHHLPTAVTLELTRPLYQIAGGETAAEREGEEFRITLTEPTLRTVRILLTRVFDQYRESIKGIAMTVQDITREVELNEAKSQFISNVSHELRTPLFNIKSFIETLHEYGEDLSEVERQEFLETANRETDRLTRLVNDVLDLSRLETSCRIYHFEPVDIAGPVEQTLRTYQLNARDKGIELVQEISPKLPPVLGHYDLLLQVFDNLVGNALKFTESGGRVVIRAYPLEANPNPNHPDEIPQVRVEISDTGIGIDWEDQENIFDRFFRVENRVHTLEGTGLGLSIVRNIVEKHHSRVYLVSEVGIGTTFWFNLDVCTEKDQSIEQPSEDHPNREGLPLQRSKG; encoded by the coding sequence TTGCTGGCTTTGTTGAAAACCTTCCGAGAGATACTGGGACGATGGTGGTCGGAGTTTACTCTCCAGACCCGATTAATGGCGGCGGCGACCTTAGCCGTCTCCCTGATTATGAGTGGCTTGACCTTTTGGGCGGTCAATACGATTCAACAAGACGCCCGGGTGAACGACACTCGTTTTGGTCGGGATTTGGGTCTACTGCTGGCGGCGAATGTCGCCCCTCAGATTGCCGAAAACAATCTCACCGAAGTCGCTCGCTTTTCTCACCGTTTTTATAGCAGTACCTCTAGTGTGCGCTATATGATTTACGCGGATGAGGATGGCAGAATTTTCTTTGGCATCCCCTTTTCTGAATCGGAAGTCCACAATTCTCTCTCCATTCGACGCCGGATTCAGCTTCCCGAAGACTACGCCAAAAACTCTGACCTACCGATGGTTCGGCAGCATGTCACCCCAGACGGGGAAGTGACGGATGTTTTTGTCCCCCTCACCCATGAAGGGAACTATCTCGGCGTTTTAGCCATTGGCATTAACCCCAATCCCACGGTTGTCGCCTCCTCGAATTTAACTAGAGATGTCACCATTGCTGTGTTTATCTCAATTTGGGTGATGGTGATTCTGGGCGCCGTATTTAATGCGTTGACGATTACCCAACCGATTAAAGAGCTGCTCACGGGTGTGAAAAATATTGCTGCAGGGAACTTCAAGCAGCGCATTGACTTACCCCTGGGTGGAGAACTGGGAGAACTGATTTCCAGCTTCAACGAAATGGCAGAACGCTTAGAGCGTTATGAAGAACAAAATATTGAGGAATTAACCGCAGAAAAAGCCAAACTGGAAACCTTGGTATCTACGATCGCAGATGGTGCTGTATTGCTCGATACCACATTGAACGTGATTTTGGTCAACCCAACCGCACGGCGTATTTTTGGCTGGGATGGTCATACCCTGGTTGGTGAAAACGTGCTGCATCATCTCCCGACAGCCGTCACCCTAGAACTGACGCGACCACTCTATCAAATTGCTGGCGGCGAAACGGCGGCGGAACGGGAAGGGGAGGAATTCCGAATTACCCTGACTGAACCCACACTGCGTACTGTTCGGATTCTGCTGACGCGGGTGTTTGACCAATACCGCGAGAGCATTAAAGGTATTGCCATGACGGTGCAGGATATTACCCGTGAGGTTGAACTGAATGAGGCAAAGAGTCAGTTCATTAGCAATGTTTCTCACGAACTGAGAACGCCGTTATTTAACATCAAATCATTCATCGAAACCCTACACGAATACGGCGAAGACTTGAGCGAGGTAGAACGGCAAGAATTTCTGGAAACGGCGAATCGAGAAACGGACCGTTTAACTCGTCTGGTTAATGATGTTTTAGATTTGTCCAGACTGGAGACATCTTGCCGCATTTATCACTTTGAACCCGTAGATATTGCAGGACCCGTGGAGCAAACCCTCCGCACCTACCAGCTTAATGCCCGGGATAAAGGGATTGAACTGGTACAGGAAATTTCGCCTAAATTGCCTCCCGTGTTAGGGCATTATGACTTATTGCTGCAAGTCTTTGATAACTTAGTAGGCAACGCACTGAAATTCACAGAATCCGGGGGACGAGTAGTGATTCGAGCCTATCCCCTAGAAGCCAATCCCAATCCCAATCATCCGGATGAAATTCCCCAAGTTCGGGTGGAAATTTCTGATACAGGTATTGGGATTGATTGGGAGGATCAAGAAAACATTTTTGATCGATTTTTCCGCGTCGAGAATCGAGTTCATACCCTAGAAGGAACAGGTTTAGGGCTTTCCATTGTCCGCAATATTGTTGAAAAACATCACAGCCGAGTTTATTTAGTTAGTGAAGTGGGAATTGGTACAACCTTCTGGTTTAATTTGGATGTGTGTACCGAAAAAGACCAATCAATTGAGCAGCCTTCAGAAGACCACCCGAATCGCGAGGGGCTACCCCTTCAACGAAGTAAGGGGTAG
- the folK gene encoding 2-amino-4-hydroxy-6-hydroxymethyldihydropteridine diphosphokinase, which translates to MLHSQPSAIALGSNLGDSRAILEAAIVMLAKTPGITVTSQSSWYRTAPVGPPQPDYLNGCVILEVQLTPHDLLQTLLSIEKQFGRERGESWGPRTLDLDILLFDNLIINTPTLKIPHPRMSERAFVLVPLAEIAPDWIEPTSGCAIAQLVQRVDCSGVHPV; encoded by the coding sequence GTGTTACACTCTCAACCATCTGCGATCGCACTAGGCAGCAATTTGGGGGATTCCCGTGCCATCCTAGAGGCGGCTATAGTCATGTTAGCGAAAACTCCCGGTATCACGGTCACATCTCAATCTAGCTGGTATCGAACCGCCCCCGTTGGTCCACCGCAGCCAGATTATCTCAATGGTTGTGTGATTCTAGAGGTACAGCTAACCCCCCACGATTTATTACAAACCCTTCTCAGCATCGAAAAACAGTTCGGGCGAGAACGGGGAGAAAGTTGGGGACCGAGAACCCTAGACTTAGATATCTTATTATTCGATAATTTAATAATAAACACTCCTACCCTAAAAATCCCCCACCCCCGGATGAGTGAACGAGCCTTTGTCCTGGTTCCTTTAGCCGAAATTGCCCCCGACTGGATCGAACCAACATCCGGATGTGCGATCGCACAACTCGTACAAAGGGTAGACTGTTCTGGAGTTCACCCCGTATAG
- a CDS encoding type II CAAX endopeptidase family protein: protein MRKHPLTWFYILAFGMSWIGMVSVVLTSRDIAPLYRTYFLVLSIFYAIGPALAAVIVAQVAYGKTGVKELDKGLIKWRVGLVWYIVVLLGPVVLLITAQVVTKLLRLPVTIAVPQSNLSFFAFVINFLATTCEEIGWRGFALPRLQKQYNALTATLIVGMLWGLWHLPLIFLVGQPMSEFPFLWFIIIVTNAFIYTWIYNSTKGSILLVALFHGALNIAPNIFSAFIPGVSPIVDALVNCVVVIILIAVFGKTNLSHRKRVYVD, encoded by the coding sequence ATGAGAAAACATCCTCTTACCTGGTTTTATATCCTGGCCTTTGGTATGTCATGGATTGGCATGGTATCAGTGGTCTTAACCTCGCGAGATATTGCCCCACTTTACCGCACTTACTTCCTAGTTCTTTCCATCTTTTATGCCATTGGCCCTGCACTTGCGGCTGTGATTGTGGCACAGGTGGCGTATGGGAAAACAGGGGTAAAAGAATTGGATAAGGGGCTTATTAAATGGCGGGTTGGTCTAGTCTGGTACATCGTAGTGCTGCTGGGGCCTGTTGTTCTTCTCATTACGGCACAAGTTGTCACAAAATTACTTAGATTACCCGTAACAATCGCAGTACCACAAAGCAATTTATCTTTTTTTGCTTTCGTGATTAATTTCTTAGCAACTACCTGTGAAGAAATTGGGTGGCGTGGCTTCGCATTGCCACGATTGCAGAAACAATATAATGCCTTAACTGCCACCCTCATAGTGGGCATGTTGTGGGGTTTATGGCATTTGCCGCTTATCTTTTTGGTAGGCCAACCGATGTCCGAGTTTCCTTTCCTCTGGTTCATCATAATCGTGACCAATGCTTTTATCTATACCTGGATTTATAACAGTACTAAAGGCAGTATCTTGCTTGTGGCGCTTTTTCATGGTGCTCTAAACATAGCTCCAAACATATTTAGCGCATTTATACCTGGGGTATCCCCTATCGTGGATGCTCTCGTCAATTGTGTGGTGGTCATCATCCTGATTGCAGTGTTTGGGAAAACGAATCTCTCGCACCGCAAACGGGTTTATGTTGACTAA
- a CDS encoding NUDIX hydrolase yields the protein MPQGKEPPQLLRQRFVYQGRKFNFEVNHLRLPNQAKGDWECVRHPGGALAVPVTRDGKLVLVRQYRFTVQRRLLEFPAGTVEPLEDPETTIQREIQEEIGYRAHRWQSLGTFPLAPGYSDEYIYAFLAQDLEKLETPPGLDADEDLETVLMTPEQLEKAIHGGDTVDAKSICSFYLARPFLQQ from the coding sequence ATGCCTCAAGGTAAAGAACCCCCTCAACTACTCAGACAACGCTTTGTTTATCAGGGACGCAAATTTAACTTTGAAGTTAATCACCTGCGTCTTCCCAACCAAGCTAAAGGCGACTGGGAATGCGTTCGTCACCCTGGTGGGGCGCTAGCGGTTCCTGTTACCCGAGATGGGAAACTGGTACTTGTGCGTCAATATCGGTTTACGGTACAACGGCGGTTATTAGAGTTTCCGGCGGGTACAGTGGAACCCTTGGAAGATCCCGAAACCACAATCCAACGGGAAATCCAAGAAGAAATCGGATATCGGGCGCACCGTTGGCAATCTTTGGGGACTTTTCCCTTAGCACCCGGGTATTCTGATGAATATATTTACGCATTTCTGGCACAAGATTTAGAGAAATTGGAGACACCGCCAGGATTGGATGCGGATGAAGATTTAGAAACGGTGTTGATGACACCCGAACAATTAGAAAAAGCAATTCATGGGGGGGATACGGTTGACGCTAAATCGATTTGTAGCTTTTACCTAGCGCGTCCGTTTTTGCAGCAATAG
- a CDS encoding PspC domain-containing protein: MVYLPLISIFLLVGPAIATIAFFRRLSTRWHLFLLSLCIFYGISPLLLTWGAFGLAKRFGCSAEAIRFRCPSPVWLGDVISGLAMAHWLAIFAIPSAILGAIGLLISGILQYKRSRNTGGTPGETPAAFYRSRRHKVIAGICSALAQRWHQSLSGIRIVTVVLAIVIPGFIFLYLWCWLAFPIEPRLQQQVYVKGDSGK; this comes from the coding sequence ATGGTTTACCTACCTTTGATTAGCATATTTTTATTGGTTGGCCCGGCGATCGCCACAATCGCATTTTTCCGACGGCTTTCGACCCGTTGGCACTTGTTTTTGTTGAGCCTCTGCATCTTCTACGGAATTTCTCCATTGCTCCTGACTTGGGGCGCATTTGGTTTGGCTAAACGCTTCGGTTGCTCGGCAGAGGCGATCCGCTTTCGCTGTCCTTCCCCAGTTTGGTTGGGAGACGTTATTTCTGGGCTGGCGATGGCGCACTGGCTGGCAATTTTTGCCATTCCATCAGCGATTTTAGGCGCGATCGGGCTGCTGATTTCTGGGATTTTACAGTATAAGCGATCACGAAATACAGGCGGCACTCCGGGAGAAACCCCCGCTGCTTTTTACCGGAGTCGCCGCCACAAAGTCATTGCAGGCATCTGTTCAGCTCTCGCTCAGCGTTGGCATCAGTCCCTTTCAGGAATCCGAATTGTCACGGTTGTTTTAGCGATCGTCATCCCTGGATTTATTTTTCTGTACTTGTGGTGTTGGTTGGCGTTCCCAATCGAGCCGCGATTACAGCAACAAGTCTACGTCAAAGGAGATAGTGGAAAATGA
- a CDS encoding WD40 repeat domain-containing protein — MHEEQILGLWLAGPKGTVYSLAMSPDGKTLISGGGDTIVRVWDLSNGEELSCFRGHSDWVHGVAISPDGQTLVSGSFDRTLKGWNLKNGEELYTLEGHSDRIYCVTISPDGQRIYSGSQDTTIKVWGIK; from the coding sequence ATGCACGAAGAACAAATCCTCGGTCTTTGGTTAGCGGGTCCCAAGGGAACCGTTTATTCCCTAGCAATGAGTCCCGATGGCAAAACTTTAATTAGTGGTGGCGGTGATACAATTGTGCGCGTCTGGGATTTAAGCAATGGAGAGGAACTCTCCTGTTTTAGAGGTCATTCTGACTGGGTGCATGGAGTAGCCATTAGTCCAGATGGTCAAACTTTGGTGAGTGGGAGTTTTGATCGCACATTGAAAGGGTGGAACCTGAAAAATGGGGAGGAATTATACACCCTAGAAGGTCATTCGGATCGAATATATTGTGTAACGATTAGTCCTGACGGACAACGAATTTATAGCGGTAGCCAGGATACTACGATTAAAGTTTGGGGAATAAAATAA
- a CDS encoding FAD-binding domain-containing protein, protein MTDLILFWHRRDLRISDNIGLAAACQKSQKVIGVFCLDPDILERDDIAPARVTYMMGCLQELQQRYAEAGSQLLILHQNPSQGIPTLADTLNAKAVVWNRDVEPYARTRDRTVQDALEEKGIAVESFWDQLLHAPGEIRTNSGNPYKVYTPFWKNWKDQAKAAPAESLKNGEGLTETEQDVVKKVGVMELPTAKELGFTWDNSLMLEPGEKAAKQRLEEFCDRAIDDYQHQRNLPAIDGTSRLSAALKFGAIGIRTVWQATQTAIERSRSDETRDGIQTWQQELAWREFYQHALYFFPELASGPYRDTFENFPWDNNQTLFQAWCEGRTGYPIVDAAMRQLNQTGWMHNRCRMIVASFLTKDLIINWQWGETYFMQKLYDGDLAANNGGWQWSASSGMDPKPLRIFNPASQAQKYDPDGEYIRQWLPELSSLDTKDLVTGKISSDECSSCGYPEPIVDHKKRQKEFKQRYQQQKG, encoded by the coding sequence ATGACTGATCTGATTCTCTTCTGGCATCGCCGTGATTTACGAATTTCTGATAATATTGGTCTGGCTGCGGCTTGTCAAAAAAGCCAGAAGGTGATAGGAGTCTTTTGTCTTGACCCAGATATCTTAGAACGCGATGATATCGCCCCAGCACGAGTCACGTACATGATGGGCTGCTTGCAGGAGTTACAACAACGCTACGCTGAAGCGGGGAGTCAATTGTTAATCCTGCATCAAAACCCTAGTCAAGGAATTCCCACCCTAGCTGACACTCTCAACGCCAAAGCGGTAGTCTGGAATCGGGATGTGGAACCCTATGCCCGAACGCGCGATCGCACGGTACAAGATGCCCTAGAAGAAAAAGGAATTGCGGTTGAATCATTCTGGGATCAACTCTTACATGCCCCCGGAGAAATTCGCACCAATTCCGGCAATCCTTACAAAGTTTATACCCCATTCTGGAAAAACTGGAAAGACCAAGCCAAAGCCGCCCCCGCTGAATCCTTAAAAAATGGGGAAGGACTTACCGAAACAGAACAGGATGTGGTTAAGAAAGTTGGCGTAATGGAGTTACCTACCGCTAAAGAATTAGGGTTTACCTGGGACAATTCACTGATGCTGGAACCGGGAGAAAAAGCCGCCAAACAGAGACTAGAGGAATTTTGCGATCGCGCCATTGACGACTACCAACACCAACGCAATCTCCCCGCCATTGATGGTACATCCCGACTCAGCGCCGCCCTCAAATTTGGGGCGATCGGAATTCGCACAGTTTGGCAAGCGACACAAACAGCGATAGAACGTAGCCGTAGCGATGAAACTCGTGATGGTATTCAAACCTGGCAACAGGAATTAGCTTGGCGAGAATTCTATCAACACGCCCTTTATTTCTTTCCTGAATTAGCCTCCGGACCCTATCGCGATACCTTTGAAAATTTCCCCTGGGACAATAATCAAACCCTGTTTCAAGCCTGGTGTGAAGGCAGAACAGGTTATCCGATTGTTGATGCTGCCATGCGCCAATTAAATCAAACAGGATGGATGCATAACCGTTGTCGGATGATTGTTGCCAGCTTTTTAACGAAAGACCTAATTATTAATTGGCAATGGGGTGAAACGTATTTCATGCAAAAATTATATGACGGTGACTTGGCGGCTAATAATGGTGGCTGGCAATGGAGTGCGTCCAGTGGAATGGACCCGAAACCTTTACGAATTTTTAATCCAGCAAGTCAGGCACAAAAATATGACCCGGATGGGGAGTATATTCGTCAATGGTTACCGGAGTTGAGTTCACTGGATACTAAAGACTTGGTGACGGGTAAAATTTCCTCAGATGAATGTTCGAGTTGTGGCTATCCTGAACCCATCGTGGATCACAAAAAGCGACAGAAAGAATTTAAACAGCGCTATCAACAGCAAAAAGGATAG
- a CDS encoding M23 family metallopeptidase: protein MTILILIQILFPLVLIGWLAFLQPRNLLGMGVQALVTAIALVAIARMGIWVFPPWWTPYLYGVLFLLALGLGVTKHQPKHRMPLSWPGWVMVVGCVAFGVYVGNEAVRSWAGPFPAAASAVDLTFPLRGGHFLIVNGGSNIRINAHLKTLDKSVPRFQAYRGQSYGTDIIQVNRWGLRSRGISPKQPGAYLIYGAPVFAPCAGQVVQAIDGLPDMIIPETDQVNRAGNHVILRCGEAEVILAHFRPQSLLVQSGMAVAVGDAIAEVGNSGASGEPHLHIHAQRPGTLAMPLSGDPLPVRFNSRFLIRSDRVTTPPPENAGVFR, encoded by the coding sequence ATGACGATCTTGATTCTGATCCAGATTCTGTTTCCCCTCGTGTTGATTGGGTGGTTGGCTTTTTTGCAGCCCCGCAATCTGCTGGGGATGGGGGTTCAAGCTCTGGTGACGGCGATTGCCCTGGTTGCGATCGCCCGGATGGGTATCTGGGTCTTTCCGCCCTGGTGGACACCCTATCTCTATGGGGTACTGTTTTTGCTGGCGTTGGGGCTGGGGGTGACGAAGCATCAGCCAAAGCATCGGATGCCCTTAAGCTGGCCGGGGTGGGTGATGGTGGTGGGCTGCGTGGCCTTTGGTGTGTATGTTGGCAATGAGGCGGTTCGCAGTTGGGCGGGGCCGTTTCCTGCGGCTGCATCTGCTGTTGACCTCACCTTTCCGCTGCGGGGTGGCCATTTTCTGATCGTCAATGGCGGTAGTAATATTCGCATTAATGCCCACCTGAAAACTTTGGATAAGTCAGTGCCGCGTTTTCAAGCCTATCGGGGCCAAAGTTACGGCACCGATATCATTCAGGTGAATCGGTGGGGGCTGCGATCGCGCGGCATCAGCCCTAAGCAGCCTGGGGCGTACTTGATCTACGGCGCGCCGGTGTTCGCTCCCTGTGCAGGCCAGGTGGTGCAGGCGATCGATGGCCTCCCAGATATGATCATCCCAGAGACTGATCAGGTCAACCGGGCTGGAAATCATGTGATTTTGCGGTGCGGCGAGGCCGAGGTCATCCTGGCCCATTTTCGCCCCCAGAGTCTGTTGGTGCAGTCGGGCATGGCCGTTGCCGTCGGGGATGCCATTGCCGAGGTTGGCAATTCTGGGGCCAGCGGCGAACCCCACCTTCATATTCACGCCCAGCGACCGGGAACTTTAGCCATGCCCCTGTCAGGCGACCCATTGCCAGTTCGCTTCAATAGCCGTTTTCTCATTCGCAGCGATCGCGTAACCACGCCACCTCCGGAGAATGCTGGTGTTTTCAGATAG